GGATGCTGATCTGCACAATGTTTGGCGCTATATCCCGGTTTGGGTAGAGCAATAGAGTGGTGAGGGGCAAAGGAGCGATCGCCAAAGATTTGAGAGGATGAGCTTCAGTAGAATGATGGCAAAGCCTTTTCTAAAAGCATCATGACCCTGCAAGAGCTAGAAACTCAACTTCAAGCATTGACTCTGGCGGAAAGAGCGGATGCGATTCAAATCTTGACTCAAACTTTGAGCACACGTTCTCAGGGTATTACTAAAACCCCTGGTGTGATGGGTGGAGACGCTTGCATTGCGAACACACGCCTTCCCGTTTGGCTGTTCGTTAGCCTGCGACAACAAGGTGCAACTGATGCAGAGCTTCTAGAAGCCTATCCGCACCTTACTGCTGCCGATTTGGTTAATGTCTGGGCTTATTCGGATGCTCATCCTGAAGAAATTGCTATGGCTATTCAGGAGCAAGAAGGTTTGATGCAGGAAGATTTGTAAGCATGGCAAGGCTTTATGCCGATGAACAGTTTCCGCGACCTGTCGTAGAATTCCTTCGCAATCTTGGGTACGATGTTCTGACAGTTCAACTTTATCAGGTTGGCAGAGCAGATTCACCAAGCGATCGCGTTCAAACCCTTTCAACCTAACGAGGCCAAACTTGAACAGCAATCTCGGCTAATTTATGTCCACGGCGCTGAATTTCAGATGCGTTCCAAGCGTTTACATTTCTAAAGTATTGGTTCAGAGCAAAGCTACTCTTCTCACTCAGGTATTCTAATTTTTCCGCAAACGGTTTATTTGAGAGCTCAGGATTGTAAGCAGTGAGAGTCAGGTTGCCTAGAGTGTGTAGCCACTTTTCATATTGCTCGTTAGCATTAGCTCCAAGCATAGCCCGCCATTCATCCGTCAATGTCTGAGGCATTATGTGCTCGACAGAGAGACTCTCAGTTTTTATTTGCTCCTTCGATAAATTCTCAGCAAGGCTTTCTAATATAAGTTTTACTCGATCGTTACGTCTATCTGTATACAATCGTTCTTCAACAATACTGCGCCTTAATGAGTCATCATCAGGCCAAACTTGAGTCCGCTGCAAACCTAGCCAAACTTGACGCAATGTACTTACTAAATCACCGGACCAACGCTCTTTTATTTCACGATATAAAGTATTAAAAACTTTATCTAATGCATTAGATGGCATACCGCATAGCAAGCGACGTACAAAATAAGACTCAACGTATCTCAGCGCTTGTTCAAACTCAGTTAACGATATATTTTTGTTTTTATAATCATGATGGAGATTTAGGAGTAGAGGATAGCAAGTTGTAAAATCCAATCTTTTAAACCTATTGAACCATCTGAACAATTTGGGTTCTTTCTCAGTTTCAGGAAAGTGGACTCTACGGTAGTAGTCCGCGAATTCAAGAACCTGCTTAAGCTCCTGTAAGGCATCCAGTTGTTTATTCTCAAAGGCTTGCTTAAAAACTTGATAGACTTGGTTTTGTTTGAGAGATACCCCATCTTTACGAAGATATTGCCAGAACGCTAGAGTTAACTCATCAAGGTATCTACCTCTTGCTACTGCTTTAAATCCTTCTTGTAAAGGAAGCCAAGAATCAGAATAAATCTCATCATGTTTTTCTTTCGGTATTTGTAAAAAGAAGTAGTTACGGATTAGATCTGCTTGTGTAAGAGGTGCTCCCTTATAATTGAGGCTTTCAAAAATTAAATAAGGATTATCATCGTCGTTTAAAGTAATGCTGACTAGTGTCAAACGTTCTAGGATTACAGTCTTCAGCTTTGATAAATTTAGAGGAGTATTAGGATCTGCTGATTCACCCTTCTCTAGCTTATTTAGAAAGAATAAATAAGCTTCATCAATTCGTCCACGCTTTTCGGGTTCCTTGGCTTGAACGATTTGTTGGTAAAAACTGGAGTCAGCCTGAGTCGGCAAAACTTTATATCGATCATCTCCTTTCTTGAATTTATTGATCAAATAATATTCATGTAGCTCCTCAGCTAGTTCAGAACCTTGTTGTTTTAAGAGATCTCTTAGTGCAATCAGTAATAGTGTGAGGGTGATTAAACGTTGTTGTCCATCAATCAAGAGGTAAGGAGAAATACCATCAGCTGTTCCTGGCTCTGCAAGAGTAACAATAGGCCCAAGGAAATGATATTCTTCTACACCATCACTGTATAAACTCATTAGGTCATCCCAAAGAGTTTCCCAATTACCTTTTTCCCAGGAGTATGGTCTTTGGAAAAGAGGAACCTTGAACTGTTTACTGCCCTCTAAAAGATTACGAAAACTTGTTTCAGATGCTTTCATACGATTGCCGCCTAGGATTAAGAGAGAATTTAAACCTACTCACACTTTTCATCTTTATAACACTAGATTAAGTGCCTGTCGGCTTGACCAAGTCACTCTCATACAGAAATAGAATGAAAACTTGTTCCAGTAAGCAAAAATCTGACAGACTTGCAGAGTGAATTTATTAAGCGATCGCGACTGAAGCATCCTTGCAAGGAAAGTTAACTGGAGTGGTGCGGCCTACAACTTGAAGGTGGTCTCAATTCTATTCATTCTCAAAACTTAAACTACTGCTTTGGAAACACCTTTTCTAATGCGATCGCCAAATCGTCAAACCCAGGAATCACAACCGTTGTATTTGGCAAGAAAATCTGCTTTTGCGCATATCCAAAACCACCTTGTAGATCCTGATAAGGTTGCTGATAAACTTCTAAGCAGCTAACAACTAAATTAAAAATCCAATAATATTCAATCCCTGATTCTGCATAAAGCGCTAGCTTCACTTCTTGGTCGTATTTGAGTGTAGAGTCAGAAACTTCTGCTACTAGCAAAATATCAACGGGTTGAGGATGTCTGGATAAGTAATCATCAGAGCGATTTCGAGCAATTACAACATCCGGTTCTGGCTCACTGTTAGGTAACAAAAGAATCGGTTCCTGACTCCGAACCACTGCATTGCCCTGTAAGAGGACAATGAGTTGTTGAATCAATCGGGTTGTGCAGACGGTATGAGCCGTCCCCTTTGCAACCATCTGCATCAACTCTCCACGAATTAATTCAATCTGGTCATTCTCAGTCAAAAAACCCAGCTCAATTAGCTGATGATATTCCTCTAAAGTGAAGCGCTTAGGTGTAACCGCAGTGATAGGAGCCATCACAAGCAACCGATAATGCTTTCGATTCTCAGTGTAGCCAGTTTAGAGGTAGCGATCGCCTTCCAATTACACCTGATTACAACGAGGGGGAAACCCTTGCGCTAAAGTCAGTAAAGGCTAATGCGTATTGTTGAATTTATGACCGTGTCTCCCGCTGCATCTGCTGTTCCTGATCCTACCAATGGCTTGCCAGAGCGATTAGCCAAGCACACCGTTCGCTATGCCGACCATCGCTCTGTGAATCGGGAAGAGTTGACCCCGATGTTTCGGCAGTATGTGGACGTGAAAGACCAGTATCCCCATGCCATTCTGCTGTATCGAGTAGGCGACTTCTTTGAGTGCTTTTTCCAAGATGCGATCGCTGTATCACGGGAGTTAGAACTGGTTCTGACCAGCAAAGAGGGGGGCAAAGAAGTGGGGCGGGTGCCGATGTCAGGCATTCCCCATCATGCACTCGATCGCTATTGTGCTCAGCTCGTGGAGAAAGGCTACGCGATCGCTATTTGTGACCAAGTTGAAGATGCCTCAGAAGCGCAGGGATTGGTGAGGCGGGAAGTAACCCGTGTCCTTACCCCTGGCACCGTAATCGAAGATGGGATGCTGAATGCCCGTCGCAACAACTTCTTAGCAGCCGTTGTGATTGCGGGTAGCCATTGGGGCTTAGCCTACGCCGATATTTCTACGGGAGAGTTTTTAACCACACAATCGAGCGAACTGGATCAACTGACGCAAGAACTGATGCGGTTGCAACCTTCAGAAATTTTGCTTCCTACCAATGCGCCAGATTTGGGTGGGCTGTTGCGTCCCGGCGAAACCTCAGAACATCTGCCTGATTGCTTGCCAACTCAGTTTTGCTACACGCTGCGATCGCAAACCCCGTTCACGATTGGAGAAGCCAAGCCTCGGTTGATGCAGCAGTTTAAGGTGCGATCGCTGGAGGGGTTGGGTTGTGAACATTTGCCTTTGTCTATTCGGGCGGCTGGTGGCTTGCTGGAGTATCTGGAGGACACGCAGAAGGAAACTCAAATTCCGCTGCAACTTCTCCGCACCTACACCCTGACTGATTACTTGATTTTGGATCATCAAAGTCGGCGCAATTTAGAAATTACTCAAACTGTTAGGGATGGCACATTTCATGGCTCTTTGTTGTGGGCCTTGGATGAGACAGTGACAGCGATGGGTAGTCGCACGCTGCGTCGCTGGTTGCTACAACCCTTGCTCGACATCAAAGGGATTCAAGCCCGCCAAGACACGATTCAAGAATTAGTCGAGAGCGGCGCTCTACGAGAAGATTTGCAGCGTTTACTTCGTCAAATTTATGACTTGGAACGACTCGCAGGACGCGCGGGCTCTGGGACAGCGAATGCGCGAGATTTGGTTGCTCTAGCCGATTCTTTTGAGAAGCTGCCAGACTTGGCCAGTTTAGTCGCCAACGCGCGATCGCCTTATCTCAAAGCCTTACAAGCGGTGCCCCCGCTGTTGGAGCAGTTAGGTCAAAAACTGCACGCACATTTGGTTGATTCGCCACCGCTGTATCTCACTGAGGGCAATCTAATTCGTCCCGGTGTGGAGCCACAGTTGGACACGATGCGCCAGCAGTCAGAAGATGACGTGCAATGGCTGAAAGATTTAGAGCAACAGGAACGAGAGCGTACAGGCATTCCGACGCTGAAGGTCAGCTACAACAAAACCTTTGGCTACTACATCAGCATCTCCCGCGCCAAGGCGGAACAAGCGCCGAAAGACTACATCCGCAAGCAAACGCTGACCAATGAAGAGCGCTACATCACCCCAGAGCTGAAAGAACGCGAAGCTCGGATGTTGACAGCCCAGGAAGACCAAAAGCGGTTGGAATACGAAATTTTTCTAGGGTTGCGATCGCAAGTTGGCGAACAAGCTGACTTGATCCGCACGGTGGCGAAAGCGGTGGCAGCGGCAGATGTGTTGTCTGCGTTGGCAGAGATTGCGGTTTATCGCGGCTATTGCCGTCCTAAAATGGCAGCGGGTCGAGAAGTTACTATCGTTGAAGGTCGCCATCCTGTGGTAGAGCGCTCCTTGCCCGCCGGATTCTTTGTGCCCAATTCAACTGAGCTAGGACAAGAAGCCCCAGAAGTAGTGCCTGATTTAGTGATTCTGACTGGACCCAATGCCAGTGGCAAAAGCTGTTATCTGCGGCAAGTGGGACTGATTCAACTGATGGCGCAGGTGGGAAGTTTTGTCCCAGCTCAAGCAGCTACGTTGAGTGTGTGCGATCGCATCTTTACCCGTGTGGGAGCGGTGGATGATCTAGCCACAGGTCAATCGACGTTCATGGTGGAAATGAACGAGACGGCGAATATTCTTAATCACGCTACGCCGCGATCGCTGGTTTTGTTGGATGAAATTGGTCGGGGCACCGCCACCTTTGATGGCCTCTCGATCGCTTGGGCGGTGGCTGAGCACTTAGCTACCGAAATTCGCGCCCGCACCATTTTTGCCACCCACTACCACGAACTTAATGAACTCGCTTCTAGCTTGTCCAATGTGGCGAATTATCAGGTGACGGTGAAAGAGCTACCCGACCAAATTATCTTTCTGCATCAAGTACGACCAGGAGGAGCCGATCGCTCTTATGGCATTGAAGCAGGCCGCTTGGCAGGTCTTCCAGCCTCAGTGATTCAGCGGGCTAGACAAGTGATGAGCCAAATTGAAAAGCATTCCCGCATCGCGATCGGACTCCGCAAAGGAAGTCAGGTGGAAAATGCGAGTCGAGAGAAAAACGATAAATCCTCAACGACTCAACCAACTGAACAACTGGATATTTTTGGTGGCTAGTTCTGTAATTTTTTGACTTCTTTATAAACACTCATGCCAATCTCTAGGGCTTCATTCAGCAGTCGGCCATACTCGCTAGCTTCACTGTTGACTTCCAAGGTTCTAAGGGTGAGCAGATTATTTTCAATATTGACAAATAACTCCTGACGGCGAGCGATAAAGCTTTTGTGTTGCCGCAGAATTTTTTCAGTCATTAAAG
This region of Trichocoleus desertorum NBK24 genomic DNA includes:
- a CDS encoding DUF433 domain-containing protein; the encoded protein is MTLQELETQLQALTLAERADAIQILTQTLSTRSQGITKTPGVMGGDACIANTRLPVWLFVSLRQQGATDAELLEAYPHLTAADLVNVWAYSDAHPEEIAMAIQEQEGLMQEDL
- a CDS encoding DUF5615 family PIN-like protein, translating into MARLYADEQFPRPVVEFLRNLGYDVLTVQLYQVGRADSPSDRVQTLST
- a CDS encoding DUF262 domain-containing protein, with the protein product MKASETSFRNLLEGSKQFKVPLFQRPYSWEKGNWETLWDDLMSLYSDGVEEYHFLGPIVTLAEPGTADGISPYLLIDGQQRLITLTLLLIALRDLLKQQGSELAEELHEYYLINKFKKGDDRYKVLPTQADSSFYQQIVQAKEPEKRGRIDEAYLFFLNKLEKGESADPNTPLNLSKLKTVILERLTLVSITLNDDDNPYLIFESLNYKGAPLTQADLIRNYFFLQIPKEKHDEIYSDSWLPLQEGFKAVARGRYLDELTLAFWQYLRKDGVSLKQNQVYQVFKQAFENKQLDALQELKQVLEFADYYRRVHFPETEKEPKLFRWFNRFKRLDFTTCYPLLLNLHHDYKNKNISLTEFEQALRYVESYFVRRLLCGMPSNALDKVFNTLYREIKERWSGDLVSTLRQVWLGLQRTQVWPDDDSLRRSIVEERLYTDRRNDRVKLILESLAENLSKEQIKTESLSVEHIMPQTLTDEWRAMLGANANEQYEKWLHTLGNLTLTAYNPELSNKPFAEKLEYLSEKSSFALNQYFRNVNAWNASEIQRRGHKLAEIAVQVWPR
- a CDS encoding Uma2 family endonuclease, which produces MAPITAVTPKRFTLEEYHQLIELGFLTENDQIELIRGELMQMVAKGTAHTVCTTRLIQQLIVLLQGNAVVRSQEPILLLPNSEPEPDVVIARNRSDDYLSRHPQPVDILLVAEVSDSTLKYDQEVKLALYAESGIEYYWIFNLVVSCLEVYQQPYQDLQGGFGYAQKQIFLPNTTVVIPGFDDLAIALEKVFPKQ
- the mutS gene encoding DNA mismatch repair protein MutS, with protein sequence MRIVEFMTVSPAASAVPDPTNGLPERLAKHTVRYADHRSVNREELTPMFRQYVDVKDQYPHAILLYRVGDFFECFFQDAIAVSRELELVLTSKEGGKEVGRVPMSGIPHHALDRYCAQLVEKGYAIAICDQVEDASEAQGLVRREVTRVLTPGTVIEDGMLNARRNNFLAAVVIAGSHWGLAYADISTGEFLTTQSSELDQLTQELMRLQPSEILLPTNAPDLGGLLRPGETSEHLPDCLPTQFCYTLRSQTPFTIGEAKPRLMQQFKVRSLEGLGCEHLPLSIRAAGGLLEYLEDTQKETQIPLQLLRTYTLTDYLILDHQSRRNLEITQTVRDGTFHGSLLWALDETVTAMGSRTLRRWLLQPLLDIKGIQARQDTIQELVESGALREDLQRLLRQIYDLERLAGRAGSGTANARDLVALADSFEKLPDLASLVANARSPYLKALQAVPPLLEQLGQKLHAHLVDSPPLYLTEGNLIRPGVEPQLDTMRQQSEDDVQWLKDLEQQERERTGIPTLKVSYNKTFGYYISISRAKAEQAPKDYIRKQTLTNEERYITPELKEREARMLTAQEDQKRLEYEIFLGLRSQVGEQADLIRTVAKAVAAADVLSALAEIAVYRGYCRPKMAAGREVTIVEGRHPVVERSLPAGFFVPNSTELGQEAPEVVPDLVILTGPNASGKSCYLRQVGLIQLMAQVGSFVPAQAATLSVCDRIFTRVGAVDDLATGQSTFMVEMNETANILNHATPRSLVLLDEIGRGTATFDGLSIAWAVAEHLATEIRARTIFATHYHELNELASSLSNVANYQVTVKELPDQIIFLHQVRPGGADRSYGIEAGRLAGLPASVIQRARQVMSQIEKHSRIAIGLRKGSQVENASREKNDKSSTTQPTEQLDIFGG